The proteins below come from a single Lepeophtheirus salmonis chromosome 4, UVic_Lsal_1.4, whole genome shotgun sequence genomic window:
- the Cbp80 gene encoding nuclear cap-binding protein subunit 1 — MMSGNRLKRRIKTEEDTGSSYHRNKRQRTSDNVEIVDRLESLILRVGEKSSSSLESNLEGLATVLEADLTTYKGKILKILTDCALKLPDKCTIYTTLIGLLNTKNYNFGGECVELLIKALRECLKTGRWEEARFGIRFISDLVNCHVISAGSLLQLLDNFVDATLEEDVPSVRRDWYAYAVLSSLPWVGRELYEKKESELDRMLGALEGYIKRRSKAHQATLRVFYSDTPHPQEEYLDNLWQQIKRLRSDMWVEKHIIRPYLAFDSVLCEALQHNLPQMIPPPHHPSTSYPLPQVVFRMFDYTDCPEGPILPGHHSIERYLIEEQLLRILCTYSYERKECAAQLLDYTLKNKIPLEYMIVEVMFGEMFALPTPKFIEICYGSILIELCKLQPSTMPQVLAQATEILYDRIDVMNVSVFDRFVSWFSYHLSNFQFRWSWEDWEDAIRLDKENPKAKFVSEVLYKCLRLSYHQRIKECVPDIFEKFLPPLPNPTFPYLTEEAVEGEEVDKPKKLSKTIIDAIKQKTSPEDLVTVIKDIPEEEVDEMTKVQVFAVTLLHMGSKSFSHSFAAIAKFHPTLKALVSSEEGQSTTLKGVFQLWSSHQQMMVGIVDKLLKTQVVECAAIANWIFSADMKSEFTKMYVWEMLHLTIRKMNKHVNKLLKEATEARRVIEDSDSNSDDSGNEDSQDEEMDGEERHKGKKRGSKKRRRNPEKGERPTEEQVEKLEEKLESAQADQKNLFLIIFQRFIMIFSEHIARCDADDVDFKTSWYTWTIGRLQQVFMLHHEQVEKYSTTLETLLFTQDVDPNILDVFQQFVALRM, encoded by the exons ATGATGAGTGGTAATCGGCTCAAGAGACGGATCAAGACTGAGGAGGACACAGGGTCCTCCTACCATCGAAATAAGCGTCAACGCACCTCTGACAACGTTGAAATTGTGGACCGGCTGGAGTCCCTGATTCTGCGAGTGGGAGAGAAG AGTAGTTCATCCTTGGAAAGTAACTTGGAGGGGCTTGCCACGGTTCTTGAAGCGGATTTGACGACTTACAAAGGGAAAATCCTCAAGATATTGACGGATTGCGCCTTGAAGCTTCCGGATAAATGTACGATTTATACGACTCTGATTGGACTCCTCAACACGAAGAATTACAACTTTGGAGGAGAATGTGTGGAGCTGTTGATCAAGGCCCTTCGAGAGTGCCTGAAGACGGGGCGTTGGGAAGAGGCTCGCTTTGGCATTCGGTTCATTTCGGATCTGGTGAACTGTCACGTGATTTCCGCGGGGTCTTTGCTTCAACTTCTGGACAATTTCGTGGATGCGACCCTGGAGGAGGATGTGCCGAGTGTGAGGCGGGATTGGTATGCGTATGCCGTTCTGTCCTCTCTGCCCTGGGTGGGAAGGGAACTCTATGAGAAAAAGGAATCCGAGTTAGACAGAATGTTGGGGGCCTTAGAGGGCTACATTAAAAGACGCTCCAAGGCGCATCAAGCCACGCTCAGAGTTTTCTACTCGGATACACCCCATCCACAAGAAGAG taCTTGGATAATCTGTGGCAACAAATAAAGAGATTAAGAAGTGATATGTGGGTTGAAAAACATATCATTCGCCCCTATCTTGCATTTGACTCCGTACTTTGTGAAGCGCTACAACATAACTTACCCCAAATGATTCCACCTCCTCACCATCCTTCCACAAGTTATCCTCTCCCTCAAGTTGTTTTCCGTATGTTTGACTACACAGATTGTCCTGAAGGCCCTATACTCCCTGGTCATCACTCCATCGAGCGCTATCTCATCGAAGAACAATTACTTAGAATTTTGTGCACTTACAGTTATGAACGCAAAGAATG TGCTGCACAATTACTTGATTACACTCTCAAAAATAAGATCCCTCTGGAATATATGATCGTAGAAGTTATGTTTGGGGAAATGTTTGCTTTGCCCACACCTAAGTTCATTGAGATATGCTATGGAAGTATTCTCATTGAATTGTGTAAGCTACAGCCGAGTACTATGCCTCAGGTATTGGCTCAGGCTACGGAAATTTTATATGATAGGATTGATGTGATGAACGTCTCTGTTTTCGATAG atttgtCTCATGGTTTTCATACCACTTGTCAAACTTTCAATTTCGTTGGTCATGGGAGGATTGGGAAGATGCAATTCGTTTGGATAAAGAGAATCCTAAGGCTAAATTTGTCTCTGAGGTTCTATATAAATGTCTCAG GTTGTCCTATCATCAACGAATAAAAGAGTGTGTACCGGATATATTCGAGAAATTTCTTCCACCTTTACCCAATCCTACATTCCCTTATTTAACGGAAGAAGCTGTTGAAGGAG AGGAAGTGGATAAGCCAAAAAAACTATCCAAGACTATAATTGATGCAATCAAGCAAAAAACGTCGCCCGAAGACTTAGTTACGGTAATCAAGGATATTCCCGAAGAAGAAGTAGATGAAATGACCAAA GTTCAAGTTTTCGCTGTGACGTTACTGCACATGGGATCAAAGAGTTTCTCACATTCCTTCGCTGCTATTGCCAAGTTTCATCCAACTCTTAAA gCTCTTGTTTCTTCAGAAGAAGGCCAGAGTACAACACTCAAAGGAGTGTTTCAGCTTTGGTCATCTCACCAGCAAATGATGGTTGGAATAGTGGATAAACTTCTCAAAACTCAAGTCGTTGAATGTGCTGCAATTGCAAATTGGATTTTCTCAGCTGATATGAAATCTGAGTTTACGAAAATGTATGTTTGGGAAATGCTTCACCTTACAATCAGGAAAATGAATAAACatgttaacaaattattaaaagaagccaCTGAAGCACGAAGAGTCATTGAAGATTCAGATTCTAATTCAGATGATTCAGGAAATGAAGATTCTCAAGATGAAGAAATGGATGGAGAAGAAAGGcataaaggaaagaaaagagGCTCTAAAAAGAGACGCAGGAATCCTGAAAAAGGAGAAAGGCCCACGGAGGAACAGGTGGAAAAATTGGAGGAAAAATTAGAATCCGCCCAAGCGGATCAGaagaatctatttttaattatatttcaa CGGTTTATCATGATTTTTTCGGAGCACATCGCGCGATGTGATGCGGATGATGTCGACTTTAAAACTTCTTGGTATACATGGACAATAGGAAGATTACAACAAGTCTTCATGTTG CACCACGAACAAGTCGAAAAATACAGTACGACATTAGAAACTCTACTGTTTACTCAAGATGTGGACCCTAATATTCTGGATGTATTCCAGCAATTTGTTGCCTTACGGATGTGA
- the LOC121116761 gene encoding uncharacterized protein — protein MESESSDECKTYQSESIEFLKLRINLIISLQSKDYSEAKSHINQLNKLDPNNTIYQDVSNFVDTRIRQMEEEKDRSSSDEGTELEEEEEDNQEEEDTDEGYDEEEEDLIPV, from the exons ATGGAATCAGAATCTTCAGATGAATGCAAAACTTATCAATCCGAATCCATTGAATTCTTAAAATTACGGATTAATCTGATTATCAGCCTTCAAAGTAAGGACTACTCAGAAGCAAAATCTCATATTAATCAATTGAATAAGTTGGACCCAAACAATACAATTTATCAGGATGTCTCCAA CTTTGTTGATACTCGAATTCGTCAAatggaagaagaaaaggataGAAGCTCTAGTGATGAAGGAACTGAATTGGAAGAGGAAGAGGAAGATaatcaagaagaagaagatacgGATGAGGGATACGATGAGGAAGAAGAGGATCTTATCCCTGTCTAA